A portion of the Leptospira noumeaensis genome contains these proteins:
- the ligA gene encoding NAD-dependent DNA ligase LigA: protein MPKKENPAKRVAELRKEIQKHNDLYYKKNTPKISDKEFDLLVKELQSLEKANPDLVVASSPTLQVGSDLSPQFSKFKHKVPVLSLENTYNETELSEWLEKTGIDELYSLEWKIDGASILLYYENGKLTHCVTRGSGGIGDIVTENVKTIESIPQTLSTPLTISVRGEIFMTFADFEEFNEEYGGKFANPRNLAAGSIKQKDPQDVAKRPLRIYVYDVYFSSSRKGINKHKDIITLLKKEKFPLAPDSTIITGKTLLKEIESFKKKKDKMPFPVDGLVIKLDDLNLRESLGETSQSPRWARAFKFDALLKETTIEEIDFAIGRTGKITPRAKVTPISLAGTTVTYATLHNQDYIDQLGAGIGAKVLISKRGEIIPAVEKVTVPPKSVFVLPKECPACNTKLTKVDDSVDFFCTNRNCPERKLNQLIFFCSKKQMNIEGLGERQIQIFFEKGWVKDIPDLYTLNKYKDTILELDGFGDKSVKIIFDAIEKSKEKDFRFTLPSIGLNEVGPKVTEILIEHGFDSWEKLVTLAKSKNAEEELTSIHGIGPRTIDALLTHLKDKETLKLVSTLIKLGLKFQADETEKSDLQPFVGQSWCVTGSFENFQPRDVAMDLITKHGGKKVSGVSSKTTHLLYGPGAGSKLEKATELGVTLVSESDFLKLLKKEGIPLP from the coding sequence TTGCCTAAGAAAGAAAATCCTGCCAAACGAGTCGCAGAACTTCGAAAAGAGATCCAAAAACATAACGATCTCTATTATAAAAAAAATACTCCTAAAATTTCAGACAAAGAGTTTGATCTTTTGGTTAAAGAGTTACAATCTCTTGAAAAAGCTAACCCCGACTTGGTGGTTGCCTCTTCTCCTACATTACAAGTAGGATCAGACCTCTCTCCACAATTTAGTAAATTCAAACACAAAGTTCCAGTTTTATCCTTAGAGAACACTTATAATGAAACCGAACTCTCGGAATGGTTGGAAAAAACCGGTATCGATGAACTTTATTCCCTAGAATGGAAAATTGATGGCGCCTCAATCTTGTTATACTATGAAAATGGAAAACTCACACACTGCGTAACTAGGGGATCCGGCGGGATTGGTGACATTGTTACTGAAAATGTCAAAACCATTGAATCCATTCCGCAAACACTTTCCACACCACTAACCATTTCGGTGCGAGGGGAAATTTTTATGACCTTCGCCGATTTCGAAGAATTTAACGAAGAATATGGCGGAAAATTTGCAAACCCAAGGAATTTAGCGGCAGGTTCTATCAAACAAAAAGATCCGCAAGACGTCGCCAAACGACCGTTACGAATTTATGTATATGATGTATATTTTTCTTCTTCCAGAAAAGGGATTAACAAACACAAAGACATCATCACTTTATTAAAAAAAGAAAAGTTTCCTCTGGCTCCCGATTCCACAATCATCACCGGAAAAACTCTCCTCAAAGAAATTGAATCCTTCAAAAAGAAAAAAGATAAAATGCCATTCCCTGTGGATGGACTTGTCATCAAACTAGATGATCTCAACCTTCGTGAAAGTTTAGGGGAAACAAGCCAGTCGCCTCGTTGGGCTCGTGCCTTCAAGTTTGATGCCTTACTCAAAGAAACCACAATTGAAGAAATTGATTTTGCCATTGGCCGAACAGGGAAAATCACACCAAGGGCCAAGGTAACACCAATTTCCCTTGCCGGAACCACTGTCACCTACGCCACCTTACACAACCAAGACTATATCGACCAACTGGGTGCAGGAATCGGAGCAAAAGTTCTTATCTCCAAACGCGGTGAAATCATTCCCGCTGTGGAAAAAGTAACGGTCCCTCCAAAATCAGTTTTTGTATTACCTAAAGAATGTCCCGCATGTAATACCAAACTAACAAAAGTAGACGATTCCGTTGATTTTTTCTGCACCAATCGCAATTGCCCAGAACGCAAACTAAACCAACTCATATTTTTTTGTTCCAAAAAACAAATGAACATCGAAGGACTCGGAGAAAGACAAATTCAGATCTTTTTTGAAAAAGGTTGGGTCAAAGACATTCCAGACTTATATACACTCAACAAATACAAAGACACCATACTTGAGTTAGATGGATTCGGTGATAAGTCTGTAAAAATCATTTTTGATGCGATCGAAAAATCGAAAGAAAAGGATTTTCGATTTACCCTACCTTCCATCGGACTAAATGAAGTTGGTCCCAAGGTCACAGAAATTCTCATTGAACATGGATTTGATTCTTGGGAGAAACTAGTCACGCTTGCCAAATCTAAAAATGCAGAAGAGGAACTAACTTCCATTCATGGAATTGGCCCAAGAACCATTGATGCCTTACTCACTCACCTAAAAGACAAAGAAACTTTAAAACTCGTAAGCACTCTCATCAAACTCGGTCTTAAATTCCAAGCGGACGAAACGGAAAAAAGCGACTTACAACCATTTGTTGGTCAAAGTTGGTGTGTGACAGGAAGTTTCGAAAACTTCCAACCGCGTGATGTCGCAATGGATCTCATTACAAAACACGGTGGTAAAAAAGTCTCCGGTGTTTCTTCCAAAACCACTCACCTACTCTATGGCCCTGGCGCCGGCTCCAAACTGGAAAAAGCAACCGAACTTGGAGTTACTTTGGTATCGGAATCAGATTTTTTAAAACTATTGAAAAAAGAAGGAATACCGTTACCGTAA